A stretch of DNA from Nonlabens ponticola:
AGATTTGCTGCGGTATCGGTAACAGTACCAGTGACCACATTTTGCGCCATCGCTATTGCTGGAAGCACCAGTAATATCAAGGCAAATTTAATTTTTTGAATCATTTCTGAAGTTTGAATTAAACGATTAGAGATTATCTTCTTCTCACACGGCATAAAAGTATGTAAATTTAATGTTAAGGTTATCTAATAGCTACTGATTCTACGAAAACGTTTTCGGTTTTTATAGTAGATTTAGTTTTTCTATATTACGCTTTCGCGAAAGCGGTATCCTTACCAACATATTGCAGCACACATGCCTCAAAAACTGACCCTCAAGAAAATAGCACAGGACTTAAAAGTGTCCATATCTACCGTGTCTAAAGCCTTGCGCGACTCGCACGAGATAAGTGTAGAGACGCGAGACAAAATCAAGGATTATGCTAAAAAGTATAATTATAAGCCCAACAATATCGCCCTAAGTCTTAAGAACCAAAAGACTAAAAAAATAGGGGTGATCATTCCAGAAATTGTTCACCATTTCTTTGCTACCGTTATCTCAGGTATAGAGAAAGTCGCTAATGACAAAGGTTATCAAGTGATTATTTGCTTGTCAGGTGAGAGTTTTGATAAGGAAGTTGTGAATATGGATATGCTAGCAAATGGTAGTATAGATGGCTTTATCATGAGTCTATCTAAGGAAACCCTTGAACGCCAGGACTACCATCACTTGCGCGAGGTGCTCAATCAAGGTATGCCTATCGTGATGTTTGACCGTGCGGTAGAAGGTATTCCTTGTGATAAGATTATTATCGATGATGTGGCTGCTGCACAAAGCGCAACAGAGTTTTTACTACGTAAGGGTAAGAGTAAACTAGCTATTATATCAACCGTAGATTATGTAAATGTGGGTCGATTGCGCACTCAAGGCTTTAAAGAAGCTTTACTTAAACGAGGTATTGAAGTAAGTGATAAGGATGTCTTAAAAATCGAGGATACCGAAAATTCTACGACAATTATCGAAAACTTTTTAAAGGATACGGACTATGACGGTATCATCGCGGTGAATGAACTGTTTGCCGTGACCGCTAGCAAGGCCTTGCAAAAACTAGGTAAATCCATTCCTGATGATGCAAGCATCATTGCTTTTACAGATGGTATGTTGAGCAAGTATGCCAGTCCTACACTTACAACCATAGGACAAAAAGGTGAAGACATGGGTGGTCTAGCCGCTGCAAAGCTCATTGAGAGACTAGAGGCGCCTCAAACTATTGAAGAAAGCTACGAAACCGTTATCGTAAAAACTTCGCTCGTAGAACGTGAAAGCACGCCATAATCTTAATATATTTACATCGCTACATTAAGTTGTAGTTATCAAAACTTATCTTCTTTCACACACATTGATTGAGTTTTGATAAGTCATAAGGCTTATCGTCATTTAAAAATAACGATATGCAAAAGCCCAAGTTAGGTTTTTGGGACATCTGGAACATGAGTTTTGGATTCCTAGGTATTCAATTCGGTTTTGCCCTACAGGGTTCTACCATGTCACGCATTTTTGAGACGTTAGGAGCAAATAAGGATGAGATCCCATTATTGTGGATTGCAGCACCTCTTGCTGGACTTATCGTACAACCTATTATAGGTTATATGAGTGATAATACCTGGCACAAGCGTCTAGGGCGACGTCGTCCTTTCTTTCTAGTTGGCGCTGTGCTTAGTTCTATTGCGCTTCTTTTTATGCCATACTCAAGTGAGGTATGGATCGCTGCTGGATTATTGCTAGTGCTCGATGCTTCAATTAATATAAGTATGGAGCCCTTCCGTGCCTTGGTGGCAGATAAATTGCCAGAATCACAACGCAGTTACGGGTTTGTAGTACAAACCTTAATAATAGGTGTAGGTACCTGGATCGCCAGTAACCTGCCTAAATTCATGAATAATACGCTAGAAATCTCAAACGAGGCCGCGCCTGGTGTGGTTCCAGATTCGGTTAAAGTAGCCTTCGGTGTTGGTGCTTTTGTTTTTATGGCTTCTATTCTAGTAACCATATTTACTACAAAGGAATACTCGCCAGAACAGATGGCAGCGTTTGATGATGCTGACGAGCATGAGGAGAAAAAAGGAATGTGGGCGACCATACTATCCACCTATGCGCTCATGCCTACCATCATGAAAAAATTGGGAGTTGTTCAGTTCTTCTCATGGTTCGCATTTTTTGCCATGTGGACACTGGCTAACCCAGCACTTACCGAGCATGTATATAACGCGCCTAAACCTGATGTCAAAGATTTCGCACAATTAGATGACAATGATGAAGTGTTGTTAGATGCAAATCAGGCTACACTATTTCTAAATCAAGCAGCACAAGACGATTATAAAACACAAGACAAAGCCTACAATGACGCATCAGATGATGTAGGTTCAAAAATGGGAATCTACGGTTTGTCTTCCATGATATTTGCACTTGCCCTTACCTTTTATACGGCTTATAACAGTATCAATAGAAAGTTTGTACACATGGCCAGTTTGACACTAGGAGCAGCAGGATTTTTGCTCATGCTGTACATTCCAGGACAACCTGATTACCTTATTTTATCCTTTACTTTAATAGGTATCGCTTGGGGCAGCATATTGTCAATGCCGTATGCCATGCTATCCAGTAGTGTCAAGGCTTCAAAAATGGGCTTGATGATGGGTGTTTTCAACATGTTTATAGTGATACCACAAATCGTGGCAGCTTTAAGTGGTGTAGTATTCTTGAGCAGTCTTATAGGCGAGGAATCTATCCATGCTATGACCATCGCAGGAATTTTCTTGTTACTCAGTGCAGTATCAAACCTATTAATCACCAATAAAAACGCAATAACCTATCAACCCTCAATAGATAATGAGTAAGAAAGGATTCATATTTGATCTAGACGGCGTCGTCGTCGATACGGCAAAGTTTCATTTTGTCGCATGGCAGCGACTGGCCAAAAGTCTAGACATCAATTTTACAGAAAAGGAAAACGAGCAACTCAAAGGAGTGTCACGCGTTAGATCACTAGAAAAGATTCTAGAATGGGGCAATAAAACCATCGATCAAGAAACCTTTGACGAGAAACTAGTCCAGAAGAATGAGGAATATCTCGAGATGGTTGAGACGCTTACTCAAGATGATATTCTACCAGGAGTACATGATTTTTTATTACGCTTACGCGAAAGCGAACAACCCATAGCCCTAGGAAGTGCGAGTAAGAATGCTCGTCCTATTCTAGAAAAACTCGGGATTATCGACTTATTTGACGCCATCGTGGATGGAACAGACGTCAGCAATGCAAAACCAGATCCAGAGGTTTTTCTGCAGGCTGCAGACTTGCTGCATATGAATAAAAGAAAGTGTGTCGTTTTTGAAGACAGTATTGCAGGAATCCAGGCGGCAAACGCCGCAGGAATGATCAGCATAGGAATAGGAAAAGAAGAAAATTTAAAAGAAGCCGATGAAGTTTTTGCAGGATTTAATGAAATGCCAGCAGACTACATCGATCAACTATTGAAGAAAGAGAAGTAATGAATCAAGAATATATCATACCCAACGCATGGTCGATCATCGAGAAGGGATGGCGACCAGAATTTGTCAAATCTAGCGAGAGTCTATTCTCAATTGGTAATGGCGCGATGGGTCAGCGAGCAAATTTTGAAGAAACATACACTGGTGATACGTTTCAAGGAAGCTACGTTGCTGGCGTTTATTACCCTGATAAAACCAAAGTAGGCTGGTGGAAAAACGGTTATCCAGAATATTTTGCCAAGGTTTTGAACGCTCCTAATTTTATAGGTATCGATGTTTTTATCGATGGCGAGGCATTAGACCTTGCAACTTACGACCAGGTACATCATTACAAGCAAGAACTCAACATGAAAGAAGGCTGGCTAGAGCGCAGCTTTAACATTGAGCTTACTGATGATAAAGAGATAGCCATCAAGACACGCAGATTTTTGAGTCTTGACAAGGACGAGTTGGGTGTTATAAATTACAGTATTACCGCAGTAAAAGGTGATATGCGTATTTCATTTCAGCCATATATTGATGCAGGAATCACCAATGAGGATTCAAATTGGGATGATGCCTTTTGGGAAGTAGAAGAGCTCACTTCAAAAGATCATCAAGCATTTATACGCAGTCGTACCAATAAAACAAACTTCTACGTCTGCACCTATATGCAATCAGAACTATACAAGGACGGCGAGCATGTCCAGTATGCAGACCCATTTGATCAAAACGATACTGTAATACGTCACAAGGTAGCCACCCAGCTTGAAGAAGGCGAGACGGCAACATTACTCAAATATGCAGGTTACACCAGCAGTTTGAATCACGAGCATTTTGAATTGATGGACGCTGCCAAAGCTGCCATTAGCCACGCCGTAAATAAAGGCTACCAGCAATTACTACAGGACCAGATAGACGCATGGGCAGATATATGGGCAATGGCAGATATCACTATTGAAGGTGACTTGAAAGCGCAACAAGGAATACGTTTTAATATCTTCCAGCTCAATCAAACTTATTTGGGTAAAGACGCCAGACTCAATATCGGGCCCAAAGGATTTACTGGTGAGAAATACGGTGGGTCCACCTATTGGGATACTGAGGCTTATTGTATTCCATTTTACATGGCGACCAAAGATCAACATGTCGCAAGAAATTTATTGACCTATAGGTATGAGCAGCTAGACAAGGCCATTGAGAATGCCGAGAAGTTGGGATTCTCTAATGGAGCTGCTCTGTATCCTATGGTAACAATGAATGGCGAGGAATCTCACAACGAGTGGGAAATTACTTTTGAAGAAATACACCGCAACGGTGCGATGGTTTTTGCTATTTATAACTATGTACGATATACTGGTGACTACGACTACATACCAGAAATGGGTCTCGAGGTCATGATTGCCATCGCTAGATTCTGGCACCAGCGTTCGACCTATTCATCTCGCGTCGATAAATACATGATACTAGGTGTGACTGGTCCTAATGAATATGAGAATAATGTCAACAACAACTGGTACACGAACTATATAGCCAAATGGTGTATTGAGCAATGCGTTGAGCATATAAAGAAAGTAAAGAGCGGTCATGAAGACGATTATCATCGAGTGATTGGCTTGACCTCGTTAACAGATGGTGAGATTTCCTCATGGCTGGAAGTCGCACATAATATGTACATGCCTTATGATAAGGAGTTAGGAATATATCTGCAACAAGACGGATTCCTGGACAAGGAATTAATTCCAGTGTCAGAACTCAAGGCTGTCCACAGACCGATCAATCAAAAATGGTCTTGGGACCGCATCCTACGCAGCTGCTACATCAAGCAAGCAGATGTTTTACAGGGTTTCTACTTTTTTGAGGATCATTTTTCTAAAGAACAACTTGAGAAACACTTTGATTTCTATGAACCGTTGACCGTTCACGAGAGTTCACTGTCACCATGTGTTCACAGTATTCAAGCCGCTAAGCTAGATCGCATGGATCAAGCCTATGAATTCTATTTGCGCACATCTCGATTAGATCTGGATGATTACAATAAAGAGGTAGAAGAAGGTTGCCACATCACCAGTATGGCGGGTACCTGGATGAGCATTGTAGAAGGTTTTGGCGGTTTCAAGATCGTCAACGATATGCCTAGTTTTGAGACTAGACTACCTAAACAATGGAAATCTTTCAGCTTCAAGATCAACTTTAGGGATCAGATTTTGACGGTTAATGTATCAGACAGTGCAACCACGGTACAGCTTCAGGGCTACCAGTCGCAGGATATTATTTTGAACGGCAAGAAACTCACACTCGAGCCACTTGCAGTAAACGCTTAGACTATGAAAAGGCTTTCTTTTATCTGGTTGATTGTTGTGTATTACGCTTTCGCGAAAGCGTGCCCAGCACAAACCATTACATCGCCCAACAAGGCATTTGAACTCAAGGTGTCATTGTCACAAGAGGGCACACCGCAATACCAGTTGGATTATAAGGGTGATGCGGTTGTTGAGACCAGCTCATTGGGATTTGAGATAAAAGACGACGAGAAGTCCTTGAAGAATGATTTTGAAATGGTGGGTACCGCAACCAGCACATTTGATGAGACCTGGGAACCTGTTTGGGGTGAGGAATCTGAAATACGAAACCATTACAACGAGCTAGAAGTCGATTTGAAACAAAAGGAAACCAATCGCTTGATGACCTTGCGATTCAGGCTTTTTGATGATGGGTTAGGATTCAGATATGAGTTCCCGCAACAAGAGTTTACCTACTTTATCATCAAGGAAGAGCTTACCGAATTTGCCATGACAGGCGATCATACCGCTTACTGGATTGCAGGAGATTATGACACGCAGGAGTACGATTACACAACTTCAAAACTCTCAGAAATTAGAGGATTGCACGAGAGTTCCATTTCAGGCAACGCTTCCCAAACGCCTATCAAACCTACAGGCGTTCAAACGGCACTCATGATGAAAACAGACGATGGGTTGTACATCAACATTCACGAGGCGGCGCTTATCGATTACAGCGCCATGCATTTGATGCTGTACGACGAGAACATGGTTTTTACCTCGCACTTGACACCAGATGTGAACGGTGACAAGGCCTATATGCAAGCGCCAACGACTACACCATGGCGTACGGTAATTGTGGGCGACGATGCTACCGATATTCTCGCATCTCGCATGACCTATAATTTGAACGATCCAGTCGCAATTGAGGATACCTCATGGATCAAGCCAGTCAAATATGTAGGTGTCTGGTGGGAAATGATCACAGGAAAAAGCTCATGGTCTTACACAGACGAGCTTCCTGCTATCCAATTAGGAAAAACAGATTATAGCAAGCTAGAGCCTAACAGCACACATGCTGCCACCACAGAGCATGTCAAAGAATATATAGACTTTGCTGCAAAGCATGGTTTTGACGCTGTCTTAGTTGAAGGCTGGAATGTAGGTTGGGAAGATTGGTTTGGTAATTCAAAGGATTATGTTTTTGATTTTGTCACACCTTATCCAGATTTTGATGTAGAAGAGGTCCATGAGTATGCGCAGGCAAACGATGTCAAAATGATCATGCATCACGAGACAAGCGGTGCGACCCGCAATTATGAACGCCATCTAGACACCGCTTTTCAGTTCATGAAAAAGTACGATTATGATGCAGTAAAAACTGGTTATGTAGGTAATGTAATGCCGCGTGGTGAGCATCATTATGGACAGTGGTTGGTCAATCACTATCAATATGTTCTGGAAAAAGCAGCAGATTATGAGATTATGATCAACGCTCATGAAGCAGTAAGGCCTACTGGAATAGCTCGTACGTACCCTAACTTAATAGGTAACGAGTCCGCTCGCGGTACAGAGTTTCAGGCATTTGGCGGTTCAAAACCTAATCACACGACCATTTTACCATTCACACGATTGATAGGCGGTCCTATGGATTACACACCTGGGATTTTTGAGATGGACATTTCAAAGCTCAATCCTCTAAATGACTCACACGGAAATTTCACTATCGCCAATCAACTAGGATTATATGTCGTGATGTACAGTCCGCTGCAAATGGCAGCAGACTTGCCAGAGAATTATAACAGGTTTCTTGATGCCTTTCAGTTTATCAAGGATGTTCCAGTGGACTGGTCAAAAAGCGTCTATCTAGAAGCAGAGCCTGGCGAGTATATCACTACAGCACGCAAGGATAAAAACAGTGACAATTGGTTTGTGGGTAATAGCAACGGTACAACACCTAGAACAGCTTTAGTCGATCTCGATTTCTTAGAAAAAGGCAAGAAGTACATTGCTACCATCTATGCAGATGCGGCTGATGCGCACTATAAGACAAATCCGCAAGCGTATAAGATCACTACCAAAAAGGTAACGAGTAAATCCGACCTTAAGATTTACACGGCACCTGGTGGTGGCTTTGGGATCAGTATTGTTGAGGTCGATTAGAATTCATTTTTAAAATTGATATTATGAGAATTGTACTTCTTTCATTGATTGTTTTTGTTTCAGCTTTCGCGAAAGCGGAATCTCATAATACTTTTTCAAAAAAGCTTTCACAGACCAATCAGCTTTCACTTCAAGAAAATCCAGGAAAAGATTACATGCCGAATCGTGTTGAACCGCCCAATTGGTGGGCTGATATGGAACATTCTCAGGTAGAAGTAATGCTTTATGGAGAATATATGGGGCAGGTTGATTTTGAAAGTGATCTTCCTATAGTAAAGGTGCGTAGAACTGAGAATCCCAATTATGCATTTGTAACGCTTGAAACTAAAGGAAAAGGACCTGGGACTTATTCGATCAGTTACAATATTTATGACACGTATTACGTCTTGGAATATGAATTATTAGAACGCAATCCGAATTCCAAACTACGTAAAGGCTTTAATTCTAGCGATGCTATCTATTTGATCATGCCAGATCGATTTGCTAATGGTGATCCTAGCAACGATATCGTTGATGAAATGGCTGAAAAATCAGACCGATCATTCAAAGGCGGCCGTCACGGCGGTGATATTCAGGGTGTGATCGATCATTTGGATTATTTGGAGGATTTAGGCGTCACAGCTCTGTGGAGCACTCCACTGCTTGAAGATAACGACCAGCGTTATTCCTACCACGGCTATGCAGCGAGCGATGTGTACCGCATCGATCCACGTTATGGCTCAAACGAGTCATACAGAGAACTGGCAGATCAAATGCAGCAGCGAGACATGAAACTCATCATGGATTATGTAACCAACCATTGGGGTGCAACGCACTGGATGATGGATGATTTACCCACGCAAACCTGGATACATCAATTTGATGATAATAAGGATCGTGATTTTCCTGTCGCTGGTTATGCCAACAGTAGTTATAGACAAACTACACAATTAGATCCGTATGCAAGTGATCGTGACGAGACCTATGCAGAAAAGGGCTGGTTTGTAAGTAGCATGCCAGACTTAAATCAAAGTGAGCCACTAGTCTTGAACTACTTGATTCAAAATGCTATCTGGTGGATTGAATATGCAGGACTCGGCGGTTTGAGAGTGGATACCTATGCTTATAACGAGAAAGAAGGAATCGCCAAATGGACTAAGGCAATCATGGATGAATATCCCAATTTTACTATCGTGGGCGAGACGTGGATGCATGATCAGGCGCAAATCGCTTTCTGGCAAAAGGATAGTCCAGTAGCTGCCATTCAAAGTTATAATACCCATTTACCCAGCGTGATGGATTTTACACTGCACGATGCTGTCTTGACTGCTTTTAATGAGAAAGATCAGCAATGGGATAAAGGAATGGTTAAGGTCTATGAGAATTTTGTCAATGACTTTCTATATGCTGATGTCAATAACATTATGGTAATGGCAGGTAATCACGATACCAATAGGTTGAGTGGCAACGGTGTTCTGGATGGAGATCTAGAGAAATTCAAACTCGCCATGACACTGATCCTAACAACTCGTGGTATACCACAAATCTATTATGGTGATGAGATAGGTATGGCTGGTAATCGTGATACAGTTGGTGATGGCGACATACGACGAGATTTCCCAGGCGGTTGGAAAGGTGATAAGATTAATGCCTTTACAAAGCCAACCAAAGAACAAAAGGCCTATCAGGATTTTACCAAAAAGCTATTGAATTACCGAAAGAACAAAGAGGTACTTCACACAGGTAAGCTACTTCACTTTGTGCCAGAGAATAATTGCTATGTCTATTTTAGACACAATGATAAAGATCGCGTGATGGTCATCATTAATAACAATGACAAACCTGTCACGCTAGACATGAGCCGATTTAAAGAAGGTTTCAACGGCGCAACGCATGGAACTGATATCATCGACGATTCTAGATTACCGCTTTCAGGAAAATTGGTCATCGGTGCAGAGCACAGTATGATTATCGATATCGAGTAAGCATGAAAATCATTTCATTTTTTTCTTGGCGATATATTCCAGCCTTAGGTTTATTAATTCTTTTATCTGCTTGTTCAGATGATCAAACAAAGCCATCAAAAGCTAGTATAATTCAAGGTCAAACCTTGCCAGTTTATGCAAATAATGCTGGAGTTCAAATTGACGTGCGTGATTTTTTGGTGGAGACTTCTCAGCTAGACAGTATTACAGCAACTCATGGCCTGGTTATCGAGAAGAGATCAGAATTTCTCTACGGCGTTCTGTTTGGTAGTAATGACCCATTCGTAAATCTGGTAACGCTGTGGACTGACGGCGTACGCAACGACATTCCGTTTATCAAGAAAGACGAGATGACCGCTTCTCTAATTTATGATGGAGACGCAGAAAATGTGCAGA
This window harbors:
- a CDS encoding MFS transporter — its product is MQKPKLGFWDIWNMSFGFLGIQFGFALQGSTMSRIFETLGANKDEIPLLWIAAPLAGLIVQPIIGYMSDNTWHKRLGRRRPFFLVGAVLSSIALLFMPYSSEVWIAAGLLLVLDASINISMEPFRALVADKLPESQRSYGFVVQTLIIGVGTWIASNLPKFMNNTLEISNEAAPGVVPDSVKVAFGVGAFVFMASILVTIFTTKEYSPEQMAAFDDADEHEEKKGMWATILSTYALMPTIMKKLGVVQFFSWFAFFAMWTLANPALTEHVYNAPKPDVKDFAQLDDNDEVLLDANQATLFLNQAAQDDYKTQDKAYNDASDDVGSKMGIYGLSSMIFALALTFYTAYNSINRKFVHMASLTLGAAGFLLMLYIPGQPDYLILSFTLIGIAWGSILSMPYAMLSSSVKASKMGLMMGVFNMFIVIPQIVAALSGVVFLSSLIGEESIHAMTIAGIFLLLSAVSNLLITNKNAITYQPSIDNE
- a CDS encoding LacI family DNA-binding transcriptional regulator, with the translated sequence MPQKLTLKKIAQDLKVSISTVSKALRDSHEISVETRDKIKDYAKKYNYKPNNIALSLKNQKTKKIGVIIPEIVHHFFATVISGIEKVANDKGYQVIICLSGESFDKEVVNMDMLANGSIDGFIMSLSKETLERQDYHHLREVLNQGMPIVMFDRAVEGIPCDKIIIDDVAAAQSATEFLLRKGKSKLAIISTVDYVNVGRLRTQGFKEALLKRGIEVSDKDVLKIEDTENSTTIIENFLKDTDYDGIIAVNELFAVTASKALQKLGKSIPDDASIIAFTDGMLSKYASPTLTTIGQKGEDMGGLAAAKLIERLEAPQTIEESYETVIVKTSLVERESTP
- a CDS encoding glycoside hydrolase family 65 protein; amino-acid sequence: MNQEYIIPNAWSIIEKGWRPEFVKSSESLFSIGNGAMGQRANFEETYTGDTFQGSYVAGVYYPDKTKVGWWKNGYPEYFAKVLNAPNFIGIDVFIDGEALDLATYDQVHHYKQELNMKEGWLERSFNIELTDDKEIAIKTRRFLSLDKDELGVINYSITAVKGDMRISFQPYIDAGITNEDSNWDDAFWEVEELTSKDHQAFIRSRTNKTNFYVCTYMQSELYKDGEHVQYADPFDQNDTVIRHKVATQLEEGETATLLKYAGYTSSLNHEHFELMDAAKAAISHAVNKGYQQLLQDQIDAWADIWAMADITIEGDLKAQQGIRFNIFQLNQTYLGKDARLNIGPKGFTGEKYGGSTYWDTEAYCIPFYMATKDQHVARNLLTYRYEQLDKAIENAEKLGFSNGAALYPMVTMNGEESHNEWEITFEEIHRNGAMVFAIYNYVRYTGDYDYIPEMGLEVMIAIARFWHQRSTYSSRVDKYMILGVTGPNEYENNVNNNWYTNYIAKWCIEQCVEHIKKVKSGHEDDYHRVIGLTSLTDGEISSWLEVAHNMYMPYDKELGIYLQQDGFLDKELIPVSELKAVHRPINQKWSWDRILRSCYIKQADVLQGFYFFEDHFSKEQLEKHFDFYEPLTVHESSLSPCVHSIQAAKLDRMDQAYEFYLRTSRLDLDDYNKEVEEGCHITSMAGTWMSIVEGFGGFKIVNDMPSFETRLPKQWKSFSFKINFRDQILTVNVSDSATTVQLQGYQSQDIILNGKKLTLEPLAVNA
- the pgmB gene encoding beta-phosphoglucomutase, with product MSKKGFIFDLDGVVVDTAKFHFVAWQRLAKSLDINFTEKENEQLKGVSRVRSLEKILEWGNKTIDQETFDEKLVQKNEEYLEMVETLTQDDILPGVHDFLLRLRESEQPIALGSASKNARPILEKLGIIDLFDAIVDGTDVSNAKPDPEVFLQAADLLHMNKRKCVVFEDSIAGIQAANAAGMISIGIGKEENLKEADEVFAGFNEMPADYIDQLLKKEK
- a CDS encoding glycoside hydrolase family 97 protein; translated protein: MKRLSFIWLIVVYYAFAKACPAQTITSPNKAFELKVSLSQEGTPQYQLDYKGDAVVETSSLGFEIKDDEKSLKNDFEMVGTATSTFDETWEPVWGEESEIRNHYNELEVDLKQKETNRLMTLRFRLFDDGLGFRYEFPQQEFTYFIIKEELTEFAMTGDHTAYWIAGDYDTQEYDYTTSKLSEIRGLHESSISGNASQTPIKPTGVQTALMMKTDDGLYINIHEAALIDYSAMHLMLYDENMVFTSHLTPDVNGDKAYMQAPTTTPWRTVIVGDDATDILASRMTYNLNDPVAIEDTSWIKPVKYVGVWWEMITGKSSWSYTDELPAIQLGKTDYSKLEPNSTHAATTEHVKEYIDFAAKHGFDAVLVEGWNVGWEDWFGNSKDYVFDFVTPYPDFDVEEVHEYAQANDVKMIMHHETSGATRNYERHLDTAFQFMKKYDYDAVKTGYVGNVMPRGEHHYGQWLVNHYQYVLEKAADYEIMINAHEAVRPTGIARTYPNLIGNESARGTEFQAFGGSKPNHTTILPFTRLIGGPMDYTPGIFEMDISKLNPLNDSHGNFTIANQLGLYVVMYSPLQMAADLPENYNRFLDAFQFIKDVPVDWSKSVYLEAEPGEYITTARKDKNSDNWFVGNSNGTTPRTALVDLDFLEKGKKYIATIYADAADAHYKTNPQAYKITTKKVTSKSDLKIYTAPGGGFGISIVEVD
- a CDS encoding alpha-amylase family glycosyl hydrolase; the protein is MRIVLLSLIVFVSAFAKAESHNTFSKKLSQTNQLSLQENPGKDYMPNRVEPPNWWADMEHSQVEVMLYGEYMGQVDFESDLPIVKVRRTENPNYAFVTLETKGKGPGTYSISYNIYDTYYVLEYELLERNPNSKLRKGFNSSDAIYLIMPDRFANGDPSNDIVDEMAEKSDRSFKGGRHGGDIQGVIDHLDYLEDLGVTALWSTPLLEDNDQRYSYHGYAASDVYRIDPRYGSNESYRELADQMQQRDMKLIMDYVTNHWGATHWMMDDLPTQTWIHQFDDNKDRDFPVAGYANSSYRQTTQLDPYASDRDETYAEKGWFVSSMPDLNQSEPLVLNYLIQNAIWWIEYAGLGGLRVDTYAYNEKEGIAKWTKAIMDEYPNFTIVGETWMHDQAQIAFWQKDSPVAAIQSYNTHLPSVMDFTLHDAVLTAFNEKDQQWDKGMVKVYENFVNDFLYADVNNIMVMAGNHDTNRLSGNGVLDGDLEKFKLAMTLILTTRGIPQIYYGDEIGMAGNRDTVGDGDIRRDFPGGWKGDKINAFTKPTKEQKAYQDFTKKLLNYRKNKEVLHTGKLLHFVPENNCYVYFRHNDKDRVMVIINNNDKPVTLDMSRFKEGFNGATHGTDIIDDSRLPLSGKLVIGAEHSMIIDIE